A segment of the Siphonobacter curvatus genome:
GCTAATGAAAGATTTAGCACCCAATCGGCTAGAATCCGCCAAAAATGTGGCTATAGAGTTCGTGGACGGTCGTTTTCAAGATAAAATAGGCCTAGTCGTCTTCGCAGGGCAGGCTTTTTTTCTATGTCCACTTACTACCGATTATGAATTACTCAAGCAACAGATTGCTTCGATTAAACCCGACATTATCGCGACGGCAGGTACAGCCATTGGTTCAGCTTTGGCAAATTGCATCAACCTGATGCGAGATAGTGAGGCTAAAAGCAAAGTAGCCATTTTATTAAGTGATGGCGATAATACCGCTGGTAATCTTGACCCAATCACGGCAGCTCAGCTAGCAAATGCGTACGGCATTCGCGTGTATACCATTGCAATCGGGAAAGAAAATGCTCCCGTAGCTCAGGATTCAACGGATATGGCCCTGGAATCGCTTGATACGGCGGTACTAAAAGATATTGCTCAGCGGAGTAAAGGACAGTTTTTTCAGGTACAAGACGCTCGTTCGCTTAAAAATGTATTCGAACGGATCAATAGTCTGGAAAAGATAAACATCAAAGTATCCTATTATCAAGATATTAAAGACTTTTATCATATCTATCTGAAATGGGCAATTTGCTGCTTATTAGGAGCATTAGCCTTAAAATGTACGTTTATTGGTAACATTTTAGAAGATTGAGAAAGACAGGTAGATTTACGGACTATTTTTTCGGAAATTTTTCTAAGCAGATAGCCGCTGACACTCAATTTATTATAAATAAATTAAATAGTTTTAGTAAAAATTTGCACTCTATTTGTAAAGTTTATGATAATATTGTTGGCTATTTTAGATGTTTCTACACCAATTTAGTCGGAGAGAAGCATTCAAATTATAGAATAATGCTGAAACAATTCTATCATTGGCAAAGTATCGAAGCGGGATTAGATGAGGTGGGCAGAGGGTGTCTGGCGGGGCCAGTAGTGGCTGCTGCTGTGATCCTTCCGAAAGACTATACGAATCCTTTGCTCAATGATTCGAAACAGCTTAGTCGTCTGGAGCGACAGAAATTGCGAGTAGAGATCGAACGTGAAGCCGTAAGCTGGAAAATCGCCGAAGCGAGTACGGAAGAAATTGACCGAATTAATATTGCCAAAGCCAGTTTTTTAGCCATGCACCGAGCGGTGGAGCAACTAACCGTTCAGCCAGAGCATCTACTGGTCGATGGTAATCGATTCGTTCCTTATCCCATGATTCCGCATACGTGTATTATAAAGGGGGATAGCCTATATGCTTCCATTGCCG
Coding sequences within it:
- a CDS encoding VWA domain-containing protein — translated: MGEWFSLKWFSIGTLEGFHWSQPYYLYGIAAVPFLFFLRRLFYGKSRQRLNVAFLAKEVKTSWIQYLRYLPAILSAVGIMLVLVALARPQLIKETEERFSEGIEIVLALDVSDSMLMKDLAPNRLESAKNVAIEFVDGRFQDKIGLVVFAGQAFFLCPLTTDYELLKQQIASIKPDIIATAGTAIGSALANCINLMRDSEAKSKVAILLSDGDNTAGNLDPITAAQLANAYGIRVYTIAIGKENAPVAQDSTDMALESLDTAVLKDIAQRSKGQFFQVQDARSLKNVFERINSLEKINIKVSYYQDIKDFYHIYLKWAICCLLGALALKCTFIGNILED
- a CDS encoding ribonuclease HII, whose product is MLKQFYHWQSIEAGLDEVGRGCLAGPVVAAAVILPKDYTNPLLNDSKQLSRLERQKLRVEIEREAVSWKIAEASTEEIDRINIAKASFLAMHRAVEQLTVQPEHLLVDGNRFVPYPMIPHTCIIKGDSLYASIAAASILAKTYRDELMEQLAWDYPMYGWEQNVGYPTPKHCRALLEYGTTPWHRKTFGPVKNVLKSDELTSQKSTDLVDLSLGYS